The nucleotide sequence CATACTGAGCATTGACTTACAAGCCTTTGAATCTACAAATATATAAACACGCAGCTCGTGATTATGGGTCATCTGATACATTTATATCGATATTAAATCTTACGAGACCCACACATGAACTTGCTGCTTCGTGGCTCCCTCACGCATCACACaaattatattagtattttttatttcttctagCAGTCAAAACAccaatatctaattttttttattaacctaGATGTATTCTCAATCTATAGAAAAATCTAGactaattctaaaaaaaaagtgtaGTAGGCGGATATGCTCTTTCTCCAGATATTCAAGTAAGTTATAAACAATGAACTTCTATCCACATGCATGAGCATGACCATAGGATTGAGTGTAGAGGAATGCTTTCAGATTACTTACCAACCCAAAACTCGTCTGTCATTAGACCATCGTCGTGTGATTACCAATTTCTAACTTATTAAGAGTATTTTAACTCATctctatatttgttttataatagtgtaaaaatgtaaaatttctcCAATCTATTTgcatttcttttatatatagaagaagaaatacagttttctttctatttttactatatgataaaaaaattattataaaatatattaaaactaattgtacgtgtataaattttatttttaatatcaaaaatGGTCTTTAGAGAAATTCCAACAGAATTGTTATAAAGTTTCTTAACATTTGTTTCTAAAGTGAAACTAAAATGGATGATAGAAAGTTAGATAGGCTAGTTGGTTGAGAGCAGCTTCACTAGAAAATCCCACCAAAAACTCAAGAAccaatttcatataattttagctagttttaaaaatagaaattaaagataattaatgtaactattattattaatttattcttaTTCTACTTTTAAAGAAACCACAtggatttttataaatattgaacCTAACAACTAGTTACACATCCATCATTATAAAAGAGTTCGATGAACTTTATAATTCAAATGCCATCATCAGTTTGATTCAAAAGTCTATAAAAAACGCCGTATGATGAACTTGCCAATGAGTGCTAGAAAAATTACCATGCCATGTGTTATGGAGGAACCACCGTACATCCTCCCCGACGGATCACCTACGCTCGTCGAGTTACTGAAAGACTGCGACAGTTTCCGGAAGGAAGGTTCCAACTCCGTCACCAAAAGCGATGATACTTCCCATCACATAATAGATATCGATGCTTTACACGTACCACCAGCTGTACCGTTCGTCTTAGCCTTCAACAACCTCGAATACAGTGTCACTCTTCGCCAACGGTTTGGTTTCTCGTCCACTTCGGTGAAGACTCTACTCGATGATGTTTCCGGTGAGGCATGCGATGGCGATATCCTCGCCGTTCTCGGTGCAAGTGGAGCTGGAAAGTCCACGTTGATCGATGCATTAGCGGGACGTGTTGCAAAGGAGAGTCTTAGAGGGTCCGTCACACTAAACGGAGATAACGTTTTGCAATCCAATTTGTTGAAAGTGATATCTGCTTACGTCATGCAAGACGATCTCTTGTTTCCCATGCTGACCGTTAAAGAAACACTTATGTTCGCTTCTGAGTTTCGTCTCCCGAGAAGCTTGTCCAAGTCCAAGAAAATGGAACGTGTTGAAGCCCTAATAGACCAACTAGGGCTCAGAAACGCGGCGGATACAAGAATAGGAGATGAAGGACACCGTGGAGTCTCCGGTGGAGAACGGCGGCGCGTGTCAATAGGTATGACTTTTTTTTGAATGGGTGTAAAATTTATTCATCTcataacttttttatattaggtatgacattattattatttgttgagtgagtgtaaaatttattcatctcataacttttttataataggtatgatactattattattttttgaatgaaaataaaatttattcatcTCAAATTTTTATACAATAGGTATGGACATTATCCACGACCCTATCGTCTTGTTCCTGGACGAACCTACGTCTGGGTTGGATTCCACCAACGCATTTATGGTGGTGCAAGTTCTTAAGAGAATAGCTCAGAGTGGCAGTATCGTAATTATGTCGATACATCAACCAAGTGCTAGAATACTAGATTTGCTTGACCGTCTTATCATCTTATCTCGAGGCAAGAGTGTGTTCAACGGTTCTCCGGCAAATCTTCCTTCTTTCTTCTCCGACTTTGGTCATCCCATCCCGGAGAGAGAGAACATCACTGAGTTCGCACTTGACCTAGTTCGAGAGCTTGAAAGAGAGCCCAACGAAGGAACCAGAGAGCTAGTAGAGTTCAACGAAAAGTGGCAGAAAACGATATTCGCTCGAGACACGACACAAACTGGTTCTGACCAATCCTTGTCCTTAAAAGAAGCAATAGATGCAAGCGTTTCTAGAGGCAAACTAGTCTCCGGCTCATCTGGATCGAACCTCTTGTCCATGCAGACAGTATCTTCATACGCAAACCCGTCACTGTTTGAAACATTCATCTTAGCCAAACGTTACATGAAAAACTGGATTCGGATGCCTGAGCTTGTCGGAACAAGGATAGCTACCGTCATGGTGACTGGTTTTCTCTTAGCCACTGTGTACTGGAAGCTAGACAACACTCCAAGAGGTGCACAAGAGAGGTTAACCTTTTTCGCATTCGTGGTACCCACAATGTTCTATTGCTGTTTAGACAACGTCCCTGTTTTTATCCAAGAACGTTACATCTTCTTAAGAGAGACAGCACACAACGCTTACAGAACATCTTCATACGTCATATCTCATTCTCTAGTGACCATGCCTCAGTTAATAGCCCCGTCCATAGTATTTGCCTCCATCACATTCTGGACCGTTGGTTTGAACGGTGGGTTACAAGGTTTCTTCTTCTATGTCCTCATAATCTACGCTTCGTTTTGGTCGGGAGCATCTGTTGTTACTTTCATATCTGGTGTTCTTCCCAACATCATGTTAAGTTACATGGTCGCAATATCCTATCTCGCATACTGTTTACTCTTGAGTGGGTTCTACGTGAACCGAGATCGTATACCAATCTACTGGATGTGGTTCCATTACATTTCACTGCTCAAGTTTCCCTACGAGGCTGTATTAATCAACGAGTTTGATGACCCGTCTCGTTGCTTTGTTAAGGGAGTTCAAGTGTTCGATGGTACTCTTATCGGAGGAGTGTCTGATTCGGGAAAGGTTAAGCTCCTTCGAACTCTGGGAATGTCTCTAAGGAAGAGGATAACGGAGTCAACATGCTTAAGGACTGGCTCTGACTTACTTGCACAGCAAAGTATTACTCAATTGAGTAAGTGGGATTGCTTGTGGATTACGTTTGCTTGTGGCCTCTTTTTCAGGATCTTGTTTTACTTTGCTTTACTGTTTGGGAGAAAAAATAAGAGGACGTGAGGTAGTAGTCCCCCCACGAATAAGTATGTGCGTTAGCTACATATTTATGTGAACctttaaacttttaaatattagcTTCTCGAACGgtgtttttatttcttgttttttttttgtatactaATAGTAGTAAGATTTATTATGATCGTTTTATCTCTatgtattctttttattttcatcatctctgtgtatttttttctatactttatatacttttcCAAGTCATTTATGTAAGTATCTTACAAATaagaaatcaaagaagaagagagtcgTCTCTGCATTTGGAGATAGAAGCAATTCGTTGGACGACGAAAAGTAAGCTATGTCATTTTATCTAATAGATCttctatatatatcatataacatatttttaaataacaaccTTTACTTCAATGCATATATGTCGCCCTCACAGTCCTCCTCACaatctttaaacaattttttttttatgttattagAAGTGTTACAACTGTTCCATTCACTATTCACTAAAATAAAGTTATCATATAACAAGGAGatgttagagcatctccaatgtaaaattctatttttttctttcaaaatggagtaaaactgaaaatgaaataaaattgcTCTAACCCTACTTCATTTCCCACTCCataatagagtgatgaacaaacaaaaaatagattactccatttatagtataaaattcattatagagtaaaatatggagTTGTGTTAGATCATTTCTTATTCCATATTCATTTTTACTTCATTTTAGAAGAAAAGATGGAGTATGAATGGAAATGCCCTTACTGAATTAGTGAATTCAATGGAAATTAATGGAATTCAAATCTTAAATGAAATCTACTGCCGTGGATTGagtatttgttataaaaaaaaattcaaattaactGTTATCAATGTCCATGAGATTTTGTTAACATCTAGTTTCTATGGAgtttaaaatacttttatatgGAAAATAATACTAAGGGTATGACTGTATgtatagaataaatattttagcgTAAAAATCATTTACTTTGGAATTCAGCCAAACATTTACCAATCATGTAagaaaaaattacttttattttaggTATTGTTAATAAAATTAAGAAGTACCTAAATTTTACTCTCGGATCTGCGGGTAGAATATATTAACACTTTGAATACTctctttgtatatataaaacaaagggtaaaattgtcttttgcctttttcatgatttttttggtcatttttctctttGAATACTCtctttgtgacaaaaactttaaaatagctatttaagaaaaaaatttcaattttgtatgtatcgctattattttctttttaatttgaaagaaaaaaataaataataatgctatatgatttataaaataaataaattgtatatttactttacaaaaagaatgatagaaaatacgtaatacaaattcatgaaaatatatactaatccaaaaaagttatgatcaaatttcataagtcaatatatataaattttacaatccATATCTATCAACttttaaaattcacaaactctATACAAATTCATCTACACAATTTGCAGAGGTGGATGAATGGGTGAAGACTACAGTTATAACTTCATTAACAAATTGATGTTGAGCTTTTTGTTATCACATACAAATTGGGAACGTCCAATTGACGGTATGGTGAAGTGCAACTATGATACTGCTTCCAATACTAACAATGGATGGGTTTTAAGTGATCGTCTTGACTGGGGTCATCTCTTTTAGGGATGGCATGACCGAATTTAGAGGCAGAAGCAATGGTACCAAGCGCATGCTTATGAGATCATGGATGTAAGCAACAATATCAAATGGTGGGCTTCGAAAAATAGTTTACATAATTCATCTGTCTTGCTTTTTGTTCTCTCAATCACATAGGACATGATAGCATATCTGCACCAGATAATTTTTCCAGATTATCATCTATCATAAATCAAGTTAACAAAACAAATCGATGGGCCATATAGACCTATTAGTTTTCAGTCGtactaatattataatttttttatttttaaattatgtattgtAAGAAATTAAACATGGCTGATTTGAATATAAGTATTAAAACTAAAGTTTCGTTTAAtaatattagaaatttgaatttctatcattatttaagttttatattctattatttttaacattatttttataatatatttttgtaaacaatCACAAACCATTTGACATCTTTAATCTTGAATGAGaccatcttctcttttttttggacaaatagACCATCTTCTCTTTATTTCCATGTTGTTACGAGTTTAATCTTGTAAAATGAGAGAGAAAGTGGAAGAGAACTTGTTTGTGTGTAAGAAATGAGGATATGAAGATGTAGATGTCAATTTTAGGTGGATTTTGAGCGtgaaattggttgttcatggtggttggtgtattgatgacaatggtaACTCAAGCACACATATATTGAgcgagaaagtgaaagagaaatTGTTTGTATGGATAATATTTATGAAGAGCTTGTACAACAGACATGAACTCAAGATACATCAAGTGAGTTGGAGTTGTATCTAAAGGAGGATGTGGAGAAGCCGAACCTGATGAAAGATTCTGATTATGATGTCCTTTCATGGTGGAAGAGAAACAGTCCCAAGTACCCTATTTTGTCTTTAGTTGCTAAGGATATTCTTGCAGTTCAAGTGTCTTCAGTCGCTTCAGAATCAGCTTTCAGCACTAGTGGGAGAGTGTTAGATCCATCTAGAAGCTGTTTGACACATTATATGATTGAAGTGTTGATGTGTACTGAACAGTGGTTGAAGTGTGAAATCCATATGAATGAAAAAGGTGTGTTCACAATTGAACAACTCCTTGCAGTTGTGAAGGATCAGTATGATCTTATGAGAGGTAAACAACTCAATTCTTCACTTATTTTGATATCTgcattttcttttaaatgtttAACTCGTGAGTTTTATGTTTTCTGTTGTGGTGTAGAATTTGAACCTGATTTTAACAACCATGGAGCTTAAGGTTTGAAGTATGTGTGCCATTAATCTCGACAACCTGAGTCTCAAGCTTGCTCAAGCTTGAATGTTGTTTTTATCTCATTTACTATTTGGTGTtccattttgaatttttgtcattTACTTGAAGCCTTGAATGTTGTTTTATCTTATTTACTATTTGGTGTTAcagtttaaatgattttaacttTGAATTATGGTTTGTGATTGATTTTGTGCTTGTCTTTAAACGTTAAAACAGATGCATGTTTGTCTTCTTTCATTTCAGactttttgtttcatttcgGTTCTTAGTTTTATTTCGGTTTTTTGCTTCATATCGGTTATCCGGAACCGATCCGAAACCGacaaaacccgaaccaaaatcgaatcaaaatctcttaagtacccattaggtatataaatcatttatccGATAGTCTCGGAACCGAACGGATTCTAcctgaacccgaaccgaatatCAGAATGCCCAGGGCTAAATATGATGATGACTGAATAAAACAATCTttcgaaaaaagaaaaaaaaataatggtattttcgtgaataatttaaatttttggggagaacaaaaaaatgaaaattcctAAAAAAGGGTCATATTTTCATTTGACTCGAAGTTTTGAGTtatattctttttaataaaCTGAGTACAAGTCCAAAATTTTACTATTCGTATAAGCGAAGCCGAATACCAAATATACCGAAAATCGAGTACTCAGCTTCTACCCAACGCTACCATCAGCTTAGTCGTGAAGAAGCCACATGTTGCAGTATAATCCCAAGAAATCTCTCCCGACCGCGGTAACATACGAGTCGCCAACACTTGGCAAACTCTTGAAAGATCTCAAAGGCGGTCTCGTTTGTCTAAACCTTCAACAATCTTAATTAAGATGTCCGGGGAAAGGCCACTTCAGTAGAAACTCTACTCAATGATGTTTCCAGTGATGTTTTCTACGGCGATATCCTAGTTGTTTTCGGTGAAAGGGATGTCGGAAAGTCCATGCTCGTGGGAAGAGTGAATACCTTGAGAGGCACGGTAACTCTAGATGGAGAGAAGGTTTTGAAAACTCAACTCCTAAAAGTGATATCAGCATACATCATGCAAGACAATATCTTGTTCCCATTGCTTACCGTCAAAGAAACActaacactacaaaaaaaaatggacaaaAATTCTGACAAAATGCAATTCTTCAAAAAATAACTAAAGAATTACCGAAAAATACTGAAGAAACTCAAAGTTGAGCTTTCGTAAAAATTTTGTCTCAATTCTCGACGAAACTGTAATTGTCGGTAAATATCTATGGGTGTACAATTTTAACGGATTCCTGAGGAAAAATATCTATTAATTAGCCGTTGTAATTTTAAGGAGAATTTTCATTAtgttacaaattttattaaaatatatattataactgtaaaaatgaaaattttgtgtaCGAGGCCAGGAAGCCTTTCCCTTTGAAAGAATCTAGATGATGCATACATAATCTATTTAACGGTTTTAAAGGAAAATTTTATATCACTGTTTTGGTTGGAGAGATGAAGTTTTCATCTTCGATTCAATAATTGAATCGATCTTttgttgtaaaatatttttcggTCTTAGGATCGATGTTTCTTTCGCTTAGGCGATTATAGTTTTGGTTAGGCGATTTTGATGTGTAAGTTTCAATCAATTCAGAGCTGCTTATCAATCTTTACTTCTCTCTGATATTGGTGACTCATAACAAAGTTTCTTTAAAGCTCTTCTCCTTCTGATTCATCGAGAAGTATACTGATTGATTGAGAGGATTGATTCTCTCTTGGTAGAAAAGCTTAACTCTTGATT is from Brassica napus cultivar Da-Ae chromosome A4, Da-Ae, whole genome shotgun sequence and encodes:
- the LOC106445340 gene encoding ABC transporter G family member 19-like, which codes for MMNLPMSARKITMPCVMEEPPYILPDGSPTLVELLKDCDSFRKEGSNSVTKSDDTSHHIIDIDALHVPPAVPFVLAFNNLEYSVTLRQRFGFSSTSVKTLLDDVSGEACDGDILAVLGASGAGKSTLIDALAGRVAKESLRGSVTLNGDNVLQSNLLKVISAYVMQDDLLFPMLTVKETLMFASEFRLPRSLSKSKKMERVEALIDQLGLRNAADTRIGDEGHRGVSGGERRRVSIGMDIIHDPIVLFLDEPTSGLDSTNAFMVVQVLKRIAQSGSIVIMSIHQPSARILDLLDRLIILSRGKSVFNGSPANLPSFFSDFGHPIPERENITEFALDLVRELEREPNEGTRELVEFNEKWQKTIFARDTTQTGSDQSLSLKEAIDASVSRGKLVSGSSGSNLLSMQTVSSYANPSLFETFILAKRYMKNWIRMPELVGTRIATVMVTGFLLATVYWKLDNTPRGAQERLTFFAFVVPTMFYCCLDNVPVFIQERYIFLRETAHNAYRTSSYVISHSLVTMPQLIAPSIVFASITFWTVGLNGGLQGFFFYVLIIYASFWSGASVVTFISGVLPNIMLSYMVAISYLAYCLLLSGFYVNRDRIPIYWMWFHYISLLKFPYEAVLINEFDDPSRCFVKGVQVFDGTLIGGVSDSGKVKLLRTLGMSLRKRITESTCLRTGSDLLAQQSITQLSKWDCLWITFACGLFFRILFYFALLFGRKNKRT